In the genome of Thiobacter sp. AK1, one region contains:
- a CDS encoding TRAP transporter small permease subunit produces MNALLAFARAVDGLNARIGRASMWLILLTVLISAGNALSRKLLSVSSNALLEIQWTLYAAVFLLAAAYTLQKNEHVRIDVLVGRLSPRAGAVVDIIGGLLFVLPFTSLVLVYAWPFFLESWRSGEVSNNPGGLMLWPGKALIPLGFSLLWLQGLAEVIKRIAFLAGRAPEPVLSHSPQGEDMILREDGQ; encoded by the coding sequence ATGAATGCGCTGCTTGCCTTTGCCCGGGCCGTCGATGGCCTCAATGCCCGCATCGGGCGCGCGAGCATGTGGCTCATCCTGCTCACCGTGCTCATCAGTGCCGGTAACGCGCTCAGCCGCAAGCTTCTGAGCGTAAGCTCCAACGCCCTGTTGGAAATCCAATGGACGCTATATGCCGCCGTGTTTCTATTGGCCGCCGCCTACACCCTGCAGAAGAACGAACACGTGCGCATCGACGTGCTGGTGGGACGGCTGTCGCCCCGCGCCGGCGCGGTGGTGGACATCATCGGGGGCCTGCTATTCGTGCTGCCCTTCACCAGCCTGGTGCTGGTTTATGCCTGGCCTTTCTTTCTGGAAAGCTGGCGAAGTGGCGAAGTCTCCAACAATCCCGGCGGCCTCATGCTTTGGCCGGGCAAGGCGCTCATTCCCTTGGGTTTCAGCCTGCTTTGGCTGCAAGGCTTAGCGGAGGTGATCAAGCGCATCGCTTTCCTCGCGGGTCGCGCGCCTGAACCGGTCCTATCCCACTCGCCGCAGGGCGAGGACATGATTCTGCGCGAGGACGGACAGTGA
- a CDS encoding riboflavin synthase has product MFTGIVQAVGRVVAAEPLGDGLRLTIEAGALDLSDIALGDSIAANGVCLTVVAREGSRYWVDVSGETLRCTTGFRVGQALNLEKALRLSDRLGGHLVSGHVDGVGVVTRFEPVGGSHLMEVAAPPTLARYIAVKGSITVDGVSLTVNQVEGERFRVNVIPHTLAVTTFGGLAPKTRVNLEVDLLARYVERLLSYRESVA; this is encoded by the coding sequence GTGTTTACCGGTATCGTGCAGGCCGTGGGCCGCGTCGTCGCGGCGGAACCGCTGGGTGATGGGTTGCGGCTCACCATCGAGGCTGGCGCGCTTGATCTCTCCGACATCGCCCTCGGCGACAGCATTGCGGCCAATGGCGTGTGCCTGACCGTGGTGGCGCGTGAGGGCAGCCGCTATTGGGTCGATGTGTCGGGGGAGACGCTGCGTTGCACCACGGGTTTTCGTGTCGGTCAGGCGCTCAATCTGGAGAAGGCGCTGCGCCTTTCGGACCGCTTGGGCGGCCATTTGGTCTCGGGCCACGTGGATGGCGTGGGCGTGGTGACCCGCTTCGAGCCGGTGGGTGGTTCCCACCTCATGGAGGTGGCGGCACCTCCGACGCTTGCCCGTTATATTGCCGTTAAGGGTTCCATCACCGTGGACGGCGTGAGTCTCACCGTGAACCAGGTGGAGGGTGAACGCTTCAGGGTGAACGTGATCCCGCACACCTTGGCGGTGACCACTTTCGGAGGTCTCGCGCCTAAGACTCGAGTGAACCTGGAGGTGGATCTGCTCGCGCGCTACGTGGAGCGCCTGTTGAGCTACCGCGAGTCAGTCGCATGA
- the glyA gene encoding serine hydroxymethyltransferase, with amino-acid sequence MFSPGHTIKAIDPELWEAMEKERQRQEDHIELIASENYASPAVLQAQGSVLTNKYAEGYPGKRYYGGCEWVDVAEQLAIDRAKALFGAEYANVQPHSGSQANAAVYFAMLKPGDTLLGMSLAHGGHLTHGATVNFSGKIFKSITYGLHPETEVIDYDEVERLACEHRPKMIVAGASAYSLVIDWKRFREIADSVGAYLFVDMAHYAGLVAAGVYPSPVGIADFVTSTTHKTLRGPRGGIILSRAEFEKPLNSTIFPGIQGGPLMHVIAAKAVAFKEAMSREFKHYQEQVVANARVMAKVLTERGLRIVSGRTDSHMFLVDLRAKNLTGKEAEAALGRAHITVNKNAIPNDPQKPFVTSGIRIGTPAMTTRGFREIEAEHLANLIADVLEAPHDETVIARVGQEARALCARFPVYEK; translated from the coding sequence ATGTTCAGCCCCGGGCACACCATTAAGGCCATCGATCCCGAATTGTGGGAGGCGATGGAAAAAGAACGCCAGCGTCAGGAAGACCACATCGAACTAATCGCCTCCGAGAACTACGCCAGCCCCGCGGTGCTGCAGGCCCAGGGGTCTGTGCTCACCAACAAGTATGCGGAAGGTTATCCCGGCAAGCGTTACTACGGAGGCTGCGAATGGGTGGACGTGGCCGAGCAGCTCGCCATCGACCGCGCCAAGGCTCTGTTCGGTGCGGAATACGCCAACGTCCAACCGCACTCCGGGTCGCAGGCCAATGCTGCGGTGTATTTCGCCATGCTAAAGCCCGGGGATACCCTGCTTGGCATGTCGCTTGCCCATGGCGGCCATCTCACCCACGGCGCGACGGTGAATTTCTCAGGCAAGATTTTCAAGTCCATCACCTATGGACTGCATCCGGAAACCGAGGTCATCGATTACGACGAAGTCGAGCGGCTGGCTTGCGAGCACAGGCCGAAGATGATCGTCGCCGGGGCTTCGGCCTATTCCCTGGTGATCGACTGGAAGCGCTTCCGCGAAATCGCCGATTCCGTGGGTGCGTATCTCTTCGTGGACATGGCCCACTACGCGGGTCTGGTAGCCGCGGGCGTCTATCCCAGCCCGGTGGGCATCGCCGATTTCGTCACCAGCACCACCCACAAGACCCTGCGTGGGCCGCGCGGCGGCATCATCCTTTCGCGCGCCGAGTTCGAGAAGCCGCTCAACTCCACCATTTTCCCAGGCATCCAGGGCGGGCCGCTGATGCACGTGATCGCGGCCAAGGCGGTAGCCTTCAAGGAAGCCATGAGCAGGGAGTTCAAGCACTACCAGGAGCAGGTGGTAGCCAACGCGCGGGTGATGGCCAAGGTGCTCACGGAACGGGGCTTACGCATCGTCTCCGGGCGCACCGATTCCCACATGTTCCTGGTGGACCTGCGTGCCAAGAATCTCACCGGCAAGGAGGCCGAAGCTGCCCTGGGCCGCGCCCACATCACGGTGAACAAAAATGCCATCCCCAACGACCCCCAGAAGCCCTTTGTCACCAGCGGCATTCGCATCGGCACGCCAGCCATGACCACGCGCGGCTTCCGCGAGATTGAAGCCGAGCATCTGGCCAATCTGATCGCTGACGTGCTGGAGGCACCCCACGACGAGACCGTGATCGCCCGCGTGGGCCAAGAGGCGCGCGCCCTGTGTGCGCGCTTCCCGGTGTACGAAAAGTGA
- a CDS encoding TRAP transporter large permease: MFAALVAFLLMGYPVAFALAANGLLFALIGIQQGFFGVELLGAVPARIYGIMQNETLLAIPFFTFMGLILEKSGMAEDLLDTIGQLFGPVRGGLAFAVIFVGALLAATTGVVAASVIAMGLIALPIMLRYGYDRRLASGVIAASGTLAQIIPPSLVLIVLADQLRQPVSDLYQGAMVPALLLTGLYAVYVALIALLRPNMAPALPRAARALAGGALAARVARALLPPLVLVFLVLGTIFIGLATPTEAGAMGAVGALVLAAVKGRLKRTLIVQALDTTTKLSAFVMFILIGSTVFGLVFRAVNGDLWVEGLLTALPGGALGFLIAVNVLVFVLAFFLDFFELAFILVPLLAPVAEKLGIDLVWFGVVLALNMQTSFMHPPFGFALFYLRSVAPREAYLDKVTGQRLDGVSTGQIYWGAVPFVLMQLVMVTLVIAFPQLVGSHQAAREEAPPLRIELPAE, encoded by the coding sequence ATGTTCGCCGCGCTGGTGGCCTTCCTGCTAATGGGCTATCCGGTCGCCTTCGCCCTGGCCGCCAATGGCCTGCTGTTCGCGCTCATCGGCATCCAGCAGGGCTTTTTCGGAGTGGAGCTTCTGGGCGCCGTGCCGGCCCGCATCTACGGCATCATGCAGAATGAGACGCTACTGGCCATTCCCTTTTTCACCTTCATGGGCCTGATCCTGGAAAAGAGTGGCATGGCCGAGGATCTCCTCGATACCATCGGCCAGTTGTTCGGCCCGGTGCGTGGCGGGCTGGCCTTCGCCGTGATCTTCGTCGGCGCGCTGCTGGCGGCGACCACCGGCGTGGTGGCCGCCTCGGTGATCGCCATGGGGCTCATCGCCCTACCCATCATGCTGCGTTATGGCTACGATCGCCGCCTGGCATCCGGCGTGATCGCCGCCTCCGGCACGCTGGCCCAAATCATTCCGCCGAGCCTGGTGCTAATCGTGCTCGCCGACCAGCTCCGCCAGCCGGTGAGCGACCTCTACCAGGGGGCAATGGTTCCGGCCCTGCTGCTTACCGGCCTGTATGCCGTCTACGTGGCGCTCATCGCCCTATTGCGGCCGAACATGGCGCCCGCTTTGCCGCGCGCGGCACGTGCACTTGCCGGTGGAGCGCTGGCCGCACGGGTGGCGCGCGCCCTTTTGCCGCCCCTCGTGCTGGTGTTCCTGGTGTTGGGGACGATTTTCATCGGCCTAGCCACGCCGACCGAGGCGGGCGCCATGGGTGCGGTGGGCGCCCTGGTACTGGCCGCGGTCAAGGGCCGATTGAAACGCACCCTGATCGTGCAGGCACTGGACACCACCACCAAGCTCTCGGCCTTCGTGATGTTCATCCTGATCGGCTCCACCGTGTTCGGCCTAGTGTTCCGCGCCGTCAACGGTGATCTCTGGGTGGAAGGCCTGCTCACCGCGCTACCGGGCGGCGCACTGGGGTTTCTCATTGCCGTCAACGTGCTGGTGTTCGTCCTGGCCTTTTTCCTGGACTTCTTCGAACTCGCCTTCATCCTGGTGCCGCTTTTGGCGCCAGTGGCCGAGAAGCTGGGCATCGATCTCGTCTGGTTTGGGGTGGTTTTGGCGCTGAACATGCAGACATCGTTCATGCATCCACCCTTTGGCTTCGCCCTGTTCTATCTGCGCAGTGTGGCGCCGCGCGAGGCCTATCTGGACAAGGTGACAGGCCAGCGGCTGGATGGGGTGAGCACGGGGCAGATCTACTGGGGCGCAGTGCCCTTCGTGTTGATGCAGCTGGTGATGGTGACGCTGGTGATCGCCTTCCCGCAGCTGGTGGGCAGCCACCAGGCGGCGCGGGAAGAGGCGCCGCCGTTGCGGATCGAGCTGCCCGCGGAATAG
- the ribD gene encoding bifunctional diaminohydroxyphosphoribosylaminopyrimidine deaminase/5-amino-6-(5-phosphoribosylamino)uracil reductase RibD yields the protein MFSAADHEFMTRALRLAQRGLYTTTPNPRVGCVVVHQGVVVGEGFHERAGDAHAETRALAQAGSRAQGATVYVTLEPCAHHGRTPPCADALVSAGVARVVVAMEDPNPLVAGRGLARLRAAGIQVDTGLLATEARELNIGFVARMSRGRPWVRVKSAASLDGRTALANGVSQWITGEAARRDVQHWRARACAILTGSGTVLADDPRLDVREIATPRQPRRIVVDSYLSIPVTARIFKQGETVVVTASDDTGALNALREAGVTVVEMGRPGGQVDLVRLMAWLAEQGVNELMVEAGATLNGALLEAGLIDELLLYLAPCLLGSTARGLFVLPEFTTMAQRITLDIRDVRAVGRDWRVLARVLPAKEA from the coding sequence ATGTTTTCCGCTGCGGACCATGAATTCATGACCCGCGCCCTGCGCCTGGCGCAGCGCGGGCTTTACACCACCACGCCCAATCCGCGGGTGGGGTGTGTCGTGGTGCACCAAGGGGTGGTGGTGGGCGAGGGCTTTCATGAGCGCGCTGGCGACGCGCATGCCGAGACCCGGGCGCTCGCCCAGGCCGGCAGTCGCGCGCAAGGCGCGACCGTGTACGTGACCTTGGAGCCTTGTGCCCATCACGGTCGCACGCCACCCTGCGCCGACGCCTTGGTGAGCGCCGGCGTGGCGCGTGTAGTGGTGGCGATGGAGGACCCGAACCCGCTGGTGGCGGGGCGTGGCCTTGCCCGTCTGCGCGCGGCGGGCATCCAGGTGGACACGGGGCTTTTGGCCACCGAGGCGCGGGAGCTCAACATTGGCTTCGTCGCTCGCATGAGCCGCGGCCGGCCGTGGGTGCGGGTGAAAAGCGCCGCCAGTCTCGATGGGCGCACGGCGCTCGCCAATGGCGTTTCCCAATGGATCACCGGGGAGGCGGCGCGCCGCGATGTGCAGCACTGGCGGGCGCGGGCCTGCGCCATCCTCACGGGTTCCGGCACGGTGCTTGCGGACGATCCGCGCCTTGACGTGCGCGAGATCGCCACCCCGCGCCAGCCACGCCGCATCGTGGTGGACAGCTATCTCAGCATCCCTGTGACAGCACGCATTTTCAAGCAGGGCGAGACCGTGGTCGTCACCGCAAGCGATGACACGGGGGCCCTGAACGCCTTGCGTGAGGCCGGTGTGACGGTGGTGGAGATGGGACGGCCCGGTGGGCAAGTGGATCTGGTTCGCCTGATGGCGTGGCTAGCGGAGCAGGGCGTGAACGAGCTTATGGTGGAGGCGGGCGCCACGCTCAATGGTGCCCTCCTGGAGGCCGGGTTGATCGATGAACTTTTGCTCTACCTCGCGCCCTGCCTCCTGGGTAGTACGGCGCGCGGCCTGTTCGTGTTGCCCGAATTCACCACCATGGCGCAGCGTATCACCCTCGACATCCGCGACGTGCGAGCCGTGGGGCGTGATTGGCGCGTGCTTGCTCGCGTGTTGCCAGCGAAGGAGGCGTAA
- a CDS encoding ion transporter, whose translation MKLRQLAGMGGVPPHDNPRAYLWERRLRWVMVSIALLALPSYYLETAHATGPWHWLGRGLDALILFAFSAEFLWLLHLTRQKRLYVLHNWLDLLIIGGAFVSLWEVSLEWLPVVRLARLVYVTLIFARVLAVMRTLLAPASVPYLLGWGVLLFGLAGAGFYWLDPGVSSFWEGVWLAFVTGSTVGYGDIVPSTVGSRILAMLVVLVGFAMLSLVTAAFAAFFIGEDEKRLRREMHQDIRELRAEVRDLKAELERLAALLESLSRPSRP comes from the coding sequence ATGAAATTGCGCCAACTGGCTGGTATGGGCGGGGTACCGCCCCATGACAATCCTCGCGCCTATCTCTGGGAACGGCGCCTGCGCTGGGTAATGGTGAGCATCGCCTTGCTCGCCCTGCCTTCCTATTACCTGGAGACGGCCCATGCCACCGGCCCCTGGCACTGGCTAGGGCGTGGGCTCGATGCGCTGATCTTGTTCGCCTTCAGCGCGGAATTCCTGTGGCTTTTGCACTTGACGCGCCAGAAGCGGCTGTACGTGCTGCACAACTGGTTGGATTTACTCATTATCGGCGGCGCGTTCGTGAGCCTGTGGGAAGTCAGCCTCGAGTGGCTGCCGGTCGTGCGCCTGGCTCGCCTGGTGTATGTAACCTTGATATTCGCGCGGGTCCTAGCCGTGATGCGAACGTTGCTCGCGCCAGCTTCCGTGCCCTATCTTTTGGGTTGGGGCGTGTTGCTGTTCGGGCTGGCGGGCGCCGGTTTCTATTGGCTCGATCCGGGCGTGTCTTCGTTCTGGGAAGGCGTGTGGCTGGCCTTCGTGACTGGCAGCACCGTGGGATACGGCGACATCGTCCCCAGCACCGTAGGCTCGCGCATTCTTGCCATGCTGGTGGTGCTGGTGGGCTTTGCCATGCTGTCCTTGGTGACCGCGGCGTTTGCTGCCTTTTTCATTGGCGAGGACGAGAAGCGGCTGCGTCGCGAGATGCATCAGGACATTCGCGAGCTGCGCGCCGAGGTACGGGATCTCAAGGCTGAGCTCGAAAGGCTTGCGGCCCTGCTCGAATCCCTCTCCCGTCCATCCCGGCCGTGA
- the nrdR gene encoding transcriptional regulator NrdR — protein MKCPFCGSLDTQVIDSRVSEEGDSIRRRRRCAACNKRFTTYETAELRLPQVVKQNGSREEFSKEKLRTSFMRALHKRPVPTEYVDAAIERIVQELLSLGQREVDARRIGEMVMAELYKLDKVAYIRFASVYRSFEDVDDFREVLKDLGSAETKKGKR, from the coding sequence ATGAAATGCCCCTTCTGCGGTTCCCTCGATACCCAAGTGATCGACTCCCGCGTGAGCGAGGAGGGGGATAGCATTCGCCGCCGGCGGCGCTGCGCGGCGTGCAACAAGCGTTTCACCACCTACGAGACCGCCGAGTTGCGCCTGCCCCAAGTGGTTAAGCAAAACGGCAGCCGCGAGGAATTCTCCAAGGAAAAACTGCGCACCAGTTTCATGCGCGCGCTACACAAGCGGCCGGTGCCCACCGAATACGTGGATGCAGCCATCGAACGCATCGTGCAGGAACTCCTCAGTCTGGGGCAGCGCGAGGTGGATGCGCGGCGTATCGGCGAGATGGTGATGGCCGAGCTCTACAAGCTAGACAAAGTGGCCTACATCCGGTTCGCTTCCGTTTATCGTAGCTTCGAGGACGTGGACGATTTCCGCGAGGTGCTCAAGGATTTGGGTTCGGCCGAGACCAAGAAGGGCAAGCGCTGA